One window of Oncorhynchus masou masou isolate Uvic2021 chromosome 33, UVic_Omas_1.1, whole genome shotgun sequence genomic DNA carries:
- the LOC135528106 gene encoding polycomb group protein ASXL1-like isoform X2, producing MKDKQKRKKERTWAEAARMVLENFSDAPMTPKQILHVIQTKGLKEMSGTAPLACLVTMLHSQVRGDRVKNSIFFKLPGRMSLFTLKKNALQWTKSSKEAETAEASTLATANTATAGPTEASIDESSSSASCSTEPQTRLSRSGVSGQVRSEAQAQTRLSRSRQSSRQRKKAVMMPRVVLTPLKVNGEHVPSGAAGRRREDSRGGPGPTLRARPELASWKRPQHFKSLRGYHSGPMKRSRGGVEVDFETPGSILVNTNIRALINMRTFSAFPAHSQQQLLQLLPEVDRQVGPDGLARLSNSALNNEFFTHASQSWKERLAEGEFTHEMQVRFRQEMEKEKKVEAWKEKFFEEYHGQKSGLTREESLKLTMSEAADAATSVLDSKVALVAAGTPKRRNVGRRRRDGRMRRRTRADLRRRAQRTLCKTNSPTLQSSKQLEGTLTLDAASVASVPLPVPEATTVQGGEVVLQADCELEDPAQCASLEPVPCLSPVPVLPPVTIPVPTPTPSPSPVSISASDEPEVTARLLPEEPAPAVVSTSSPSSSSSSSSSSSSSSSPSSSPSSNSERQGGFTAGLDSSSSSSSSSTAAATADPLDDGASMVTSVTGGTTTSSRESSPAASPAPIIATSAHIIATSAQAAKEQKRRPDEPQAFCSFPEKRPRMEDRQSFRTTIDGVHTEKPQPTAEEPKVPPIRIQLSRIKPPWVKGPPTYQICPRIVPPGEGSRRSGTGARTLADIKARAQQARAQREAAAAVAATGDGPGPGGGRAGAGLQDRSSGRRTREHPGPIEPGGAGDVEEQGSPAGSHPPGTQLQQSKLEPSTPTPNTAASSPSLSTSSNPSLSFSEPPQTPTPSPTTQEERQGELSGEEGTTTPPPIKGTSNGLSDKAALLEPESVSSHLRGRGEGDDCDKTMTKNGPLAPTSIPDSLPRFGAQGVDVIRSLAGGGGGVIQHGSHHVGPQENPPTPVREGHSQNEKHLQPSERGRDTASLPHLPPSVREDEAGHHSDSTETASDCENESQEEEPHLSMWSHRLPAQRNGNIQHLQRLSQQAHGQPVICSPPLQQIQQPVIQTHVSNHHGHSQTVIQPCFPNGLPSQSLIQSGQKQPQPECTPHPDQQTLAAPHSQTQRGHKTDPMDDYKASSRGSAEENCRLGLKPSPMHPTAGSKRLPSSARPVSTVEANNPLVTQLLQGSLPMEKVLPQTHSSSKLEINRLPGGPQPAPQSQLNWQQQTRSPGLRFRGPTEAHTGESLVPELSSQNQQKSPVGRGGSPGASRSFGSSPLGTVPSRMACLLEEASSRATAMQQYLSQQPGGSVPLGAVPVITSLSSSSSSRRNSQESAVIRESPERHHNNIAQPRATPDLCPSEVVPTVKINWHPSKPHAPHQQQLSPALNVKSEVSPRPSCQALAKTSPSGPMVGGGPGVVVTKKEAVNSMDGYLTGGGAMEGLLNMEMSLARMAKKEAQSKAQYSSTSPSSSSSSSSISSLPFQLYGKLPKQGGGCGVSAPGFSYTANVSVVDGSGFSRSIADGVLQLRQRHSASQSATLSIQAFADSAAEEVALKCSCRLKAMIMCQGCGAFCHDDCIGPSKLCVSCLVVR from the exons GTTCTAGAGAACTTCTCTGATGCCCCCATGACGCCCAAGCAGATCCTGCATGTTATTCAGACCAAGGGGCTCAAGGAAATGAG tgGCACAGCCCCTCTGGCCTGTCTAGTGACCATGCTGCATTCCCAGGTGAGGGGGGACAGAGTAAAGAACAGCATCTTCTTTAAGCTTCCTGGCAGGATGAGTCTGTTTACCTTGAAG AAGAACGCTCTGCAGTGGACCAAGAGTTCGAAGGAGGCGGAGACAGCCGAAGCCAGCACACTGGCTACTGCTAACACAGCAACAGCAGGGCCAACGGAAG CGTCCATAGATGAGAGCTCGTCCAGTGCCTCATGCTCCACAGAGCCCCAGACCAGGCTGAGTAGATCTGGAGTCTCTGGACAGGTGCGCTCTGAGGCCCAGGCACAGACCCGACTAAGTCGATCCAGACAG TCGAGCAGACAGAGGAAGAAGGCTGTGATGATGCCACGAGTGGTCCTCACTCCACTCAAGGTCAATGGTGAACACGTCCCATCAG GAGCAGCGGGGAGGCGCAGGGAAGACTCTAGGGGGGGTCCAGGCCCCACGCTTCGTGCCCGCCCCGAGCTGGCTAGCTGGAAACGCCCCCAGCACTTCAAGAGCTTGCGTGGCTACCACTCAG GGCCCATGAAGAGGAGCCGAGGCGGGGTGGAGGTGGACTTTGAAACGCCCGGCTCTATCCTGGTCAACACCAACATCAGGGCTCTCATCAACATGCGCACCTTCTCTGCCTTCCCAGCCCACTCCCAACAGCAACTCCTGCAGCTCCTCCCCGAGGTTGACCGTCAG GTTGGACCTGATGGTCTGGCTCGCCTCAGTAACTCGGCTCTCAACAATGAATTCTTCACTCACGCCTCCCAGAGCTGGAAGGAAAGGCTTGCTGAGG GGGAGTTCACCCATGAGATGCAGGTGCGATTCCGccaggagatggagaaagagaagaaagtgGAGGCATGGAAGGAGAAGTTCTTTGAGGAGTACCACGGTCAAAA GTCTGGCCTGACCCGAGAAGAGTCTCTGAAGTTGACGATGAGCGAAGCGGCCGATGCTGCCACCAGCGTTCTGGACAGCAAGGTGGCCTTGGTGGCGGCGGGAACGCCCAAGCGCCGCAATGTGGGCAGGCGGAGGCGTGATGGCAGGATGAGACGGCGAACGCGGGCAGACTTGAGACGCAGGGCGCAACGCACCCTCTGTAAGACCAACTCCCCTACCCTGCAGTCCTCCAAGCAGCTGGAAGGCACACTCACTTTAGATGCAGCTTCTGTTGCCTCTGTCCCCTTGCCCGTCCCAGAGGCCACCACGgtgcagggaggagaggtggtgttACAGGCCGACTGTGAACTGGAGGACCCGGCCCAGTGTGCCTCCCTAGAGCCCGTGCCCTGCCTTTCCCCTGTGCCTGTGCTCCCGCCTGTGACCATACCTGTGCCCACCCCgacccccagtcccagccctgtaTCTATCAGCGCCTCCGATGAGCCTGAAGTCACCGCCCGCCTGCTCCCTGAAGAGCCTGCACCTGCCGTCGtctcaacctcctctccctcctcctcgtcttcctcgtcctcctcctcctcctcgtcctcctccccttcctcatctccctcctccaactcagagagacagggggggttCACCGCCGGCTTGGATtcttcctcctcgtcctcttcttcctccacgGCCGCTGCCACCGCTGATCCACTGGACGACGGGGCCTCCATGGTCACCTCAGTCACGGGGGGCACAACCACCAGCAGCCGGGAGAGCAGCCCTGCAGCCAGCCCCGCCCCCATCATCGCCACCTCCGCCCACATCATCGCCACCTCCGCCCAGGCCGCCAAGGAGCAGAAGAGGAGGCCAGACGAGCCCCAGGCCTTCTGCAGCTTCCCCGAAAAGAGGCCGCGAATGGAAGATCGTCAGTCCTTTCGTACCACAATCGACGGGGTTCACACGGAAAAGCCGCAGCCGACAGCAGAGGAGCCCAAGGTCCCACCTATCCGG ATTCAACTCTCCCGAATCAAACCGCCCTGGGTCAAAGGGCCGCCAACCTACCAGATCTGTCCCCGCATCGTGCCCCCCGGCGAGGGCTCGCGGCGCTCAGGGACGGGGGCGCGCACCCTGGCGGACATCAAAGCCCGCGCCCAGCAGGCCCGGGCCCAGCGCGAGGccgctgctgctgttgcagccaCTGGGGACGGACCAGGGCCGGGCGGGGGCAGGGCTGGTGCTGGGCTACAGGATCGCAGCAGTGGAAGACGAACACGAGAGCACCCAGGACCCATCGAGCCCGGAGGagcaggagacgtggaggagcaGGGATCGCCTGCGGGCTCTCATCCGCCTGGAACACAACTACAGCAGTCCAAATTAGagccctctacccccacccccaacACAGCTGCCTCATCCCCCTCCCTGTCCACCTCTTCCAACCCCTCCCTGTCCTTCTCCGAGCCCCCGCAGACCCCCACTCCATCCCCAACCACCCAGGAGGAGCGACAAGGGGAGCTGAGTGGGGAAGAGgggacaacaacaccaccaccaatcaAAGGCACCTCCAACGGACTCTCGGACAAGGCAGCGCTGCTGGAGCCTGAGTCGGTGTCCAGCCACCTCAGAGGGCGGGGCGAGGGGGACGACTGTGACAAGACAATGACCAAAAATGGTCCCCTGGCGCCCACCTCCATTCCAGATTCCCTGCCCAGGTTTGGGGCCCAGGGAGTGGATGTGATCAGGTCCCtggctgggggaggagggggtgtcaTCCAACATGGTTCCCACCACGTGGGGCCACAAGAGAACCCCCccaccccagtcagagagggccACAGCCAGAACGAAAAGCATTTGCAGCCctcggagagggggagagatacagcctccctccctcatctcccaccTTCAGTCAGAGAGGACGAAGCAGGGCATCACAGCGATTCCACGGAGACAGCCTCCGACTGCGAGAATGAGAGCCAGGAGGAGGAGCCCCACCTGAGCATGTGGAGCCACCGCCTGCCTGCTCAGCGCAACGGCAACATCCAGCACCTCCAAAGGTTGTCTCAGCAGGCCCACGGCCAGCCTGTGATCTGCAGCCCCCCTCTACAGCAGATCCAGCAGCCGGTCATCCAGACTCACGTGTCCAACCACCATGGCCACAGCCAAACGGTTATCCAGCCCTGCTTCCCCAACGGCCTGCCCAGCCAGAGTCTCATACAGTCAGGCCAAAAGCAGCCGCAGCCTGAATGCACTCCCCACCCAGACCAACAGACTCTTGCTGCGCCACACTCTCAAACCCAGAGGGGGCACAAAACGGACCCAATGGATGACTACAAAGCGTCCAGCCGGGGCTCGGCTGAGGAGAACTGTAGGCTGGGGCTGAAGCCTTCTCCCATGCACCCCACCGCTGGCTCCAAGAGGCTCCCTAGTTCGGCCCGGCCTGTGTCCACAGTGGAGGCCAACAATCCTCTGGTCACCCAGCTGCTTCAAGGCAGCCTCCCGATGGAGAAAGTCCTGCCGCAGACGCATTCGTCCAGCAAGCTAGAGATCAACCGCCTGCCAGGGGGGCCCCAGCCAGCCCCCCAGTCCCAGCTCAACTGGCAGCAACAGACCAGGTCTCCGGGCCTTCGCTTCAGGGGCCCCACAGAGGCCCATACTGGGGAGTCCCTGGTCCCTGAGTTGTCCTCTCAGAACCAGCAGAAGTCCCCTGTTGGCCGAGGAGGCTCTCCTGGAGCAAGCCGGAGCTTCGGGTCCTCTCCCCTGGGCACAGTGCCCTCCCGCATGGCCTGCCTGCTGGAGGAGGCCTCCTCTCGGGCCACAGCCATGCAGCAGTACCTGTCCCAGCAGCCAGGTGGCTCTGTGCCCCTCGGGGCCGTGCCCGTCAtcacatccctctcttcatcctcttcctccagaCGGAACTCCCAAGAGTCGGCCGTTATCAGAGAGTCTCCAGAGAGGCACCACAACAACATTGCTCAGCCCAGGGCCACCCCCGACCTCTGCCCCTCTGAGGTGGTCCCCACTGTCAAGATAAACTGGCACCCTTCCAAACCCCACGCCCCGCACCAACAGCAGCTCTCGCCCGCACTCAACGTGAAGAGCGAGGTTTCCCCCCGGCCCTCTTGTCAAGCTCTTGCCAAAACCTCCCCCTCTGGCCCCATGGTAGGTGGTGGGCCAGGTGTGGTGGTCACCAAAAAGGAGGCAGTGAACTCTATGGACGGTTACCTGACTGGAGGTGGGGCTATGGAGGGACTGCTGAACATGGAGATGTCTTTAGCCCGCATGGCTAAGAAGGAGGCGCAAAGCAAAGCTCAATACTCTtccacctccccctcttcatcttcatcctcctcttcaatctcctccctccctttccagCTCTACGGTAAGCTGCCCAAGCAGGGCGGGGGCTGCGGTGTGTCGGCCCCCGGCTTCAGCTACACGGCCAACGTGTCTGTGGTAGACGGCAGCGGCTTCTCGAGGAGCATCGCCGATGGTGTCCTACAGCTGCGTCAGCGCCACAGTGCCAGCCAGAGCGCCACGCTCAGCATCCAGGCGTTTGCAGACAGCGCCGCTGAGGAGGTGGCCCTCAAGTGCTCCTGCCGCCTCAAGGCCATGATCATGTGCCAGGGCTGCGGGGCCTTCTGCCACGACGACTGCATCGGCCCCTCCAAACTGTGTGTATCCTGCTTGGTGGTCAGATAG
- the LOC135528106 gene encoding polycomb group protein ASXL1-like isoform X3 — MLNKNRSGTAPLACLVTMLHSQVRGDRVKNSIFFKLPGRMSLFTLKKNALQWTKSSKEAETAEASTLATANTATAGPTEGAEQESCDSMETVAASGENDASIDESSSSASCSTEPQTRLSRSGVSGQVRSEAQAQTRLSRSRQSSRQRKKAVMMPRVVLTPLKVNGEHVPSGAAGRRREDSRGGPGPTLRARPELASWKRPQHFKSLRGYHSGPMKRSRGGVEVDFETPGSILVNTNIRALINMRTFSAFPAHSQQQLLQLLPEVDRQVGPDGLARLSNSALNNEFFTHASQSWKERLAEGEFTHEMQVRFRQEMEKEKKVEAWKEKFFEEYHGQKSGLTREESLKLTMSEAADAATSVLDSKVALVAAGTPKRRNVGRRRRDGRMRRRTRADLRRRAQRTLCKTNSPTLQSSKQLEGTLTLDAASVASVPLPVPEATTVQGGEVVLQADCELEDPAQCASLEPVPCLSPVPVLPPVTIPVPTPTPSPSPVSISASDEPEVTARLLPEEPAPAVVSTSSPSSSSSSSSSSSSSSSPSSSPSSNSERQGGFTAGLDSSSSSSSSSTAAATADPLDDGASMVTSVTGGTTTSSRESSPAASPAPIIATSAHIIATSAQAAKEQKRRPDEPQAFCSFPEKRPRMEDRQSFRTTIDGVHTEKPQPTAEEPKVPPIRIQLSRIKPPWVKGPPTYQICPRIVPPGEGSRRSGTGARTLADIKARAQQARAQREAAAAVAATGDGPGPGGGRAGAGLQDRSSGRRTREHPGPIEPGGAGDVEEQGSPAGSHPPGTQLQQSKLEPSTPTPNTAASSPSLSTSSNPSLSFSEPPQTPTPSPTTQEERQGELSGEEGTTTPPPIKGTSNGLSDKAALLEPESVSSHLRGRGEGDDCDKTMTKNGPLAPTSIPDSLPRFGAQGVDVIRSLAGGGGGVIQHGSHHVGPQENPPTPVREGHSQNEKHLQPSERGRDTASLPHLPPSVREDEAGHHSDSTETASDCENESQEEEPHLSMWSHRLPAQRNGNIQHLQRLSQQAHGQPVICSPPLQQIQQPVIQTHVSNHHGHSQTVIQPCFPNGLPSQSLIQSGQKQPQPECTPHPDQQTLAAPHSQTQRGHKTDPMDDYKASSRGSAEENCRLGLKPSPMHPTAGSKRLPSSARPVSTVEANNPLVTQLLQGSLPMEKVLPQTHSSSKLEINRLPGGPQPAPQSQLNWQQQTRSPGLRFRGPTEAHTGESLVPELSSQNQQKSPVGRGGSPGASRSFGSSPLGTVPSRMACLLEEASSRATAMQQYLSQQPGGSVPLGAVPVITSLSSSSSSRRNSQESAVIRESPERHHNNIAQPRATPDLCPSEVVPTVKINWHPSKPHAPHQQQLSPALNVKSEVSPRPSCQALAKTSPSGPMVGGGPGVVVTKKEAVNSMDGYLTGGGAMEGLLNMEMSLARMAKKEAQSKAQYSSTSPSSSSSSSSISSLPFQLYGKLPKQGGGCGVSAPGFSYTANVSVVDGSGFSRSIADGVLQLRQRHSASQSATLSIQAFADSAAEEVALKCSCRLKAMIMCQGCGAFCHDDCIGPSKLCVSCLVVR, encoded by the exons ATGCTCAACAAAAACAGAAG tgGCACAGCCCCTCTGGCCTGTCTAGTGACCATGCTGCATTCCCAGGTGAGGGGGGACAGAGTAAAGAACAGCATCTTCTTTAAGCTTCCTGGCAGGATGAGTCTGTTTACCTTGAAG AAGAACGCTCTGCAGTGGACCAAGAGTTCGAAGGAGGCGGAGACAGCCGAAGCCAGCACACTGGCTACTGCTAACACAGCAACAGCAGGGCCAACGGAAGGTGCGGAGCAAGAGAGCTGTGACTCCATGGAAACAGTTGCAGCCAGTGGAGAGAACGATG CGTCCATAGATGAGAGCTCGTCCAGTGCCTCATGCTCCACAGAGCCCCAGACCAGGCTGAGTAGATCTGGAGTCTCTGGACAGGTGCGCTCTGAGGCCCAGGCACAGACCCGACTAAGTCGATCCAGACAG TCGAGCAGACAGAGGAAGAAGGCTGTGATGATGCCACGAGTGGTCCTCACTCCACTCAAGGTCAATGGTGAACACGTCCCATCAG GAGCAGCGGGGAGGCGCAGGGAAGACTCTAGGGGGGGTCCAGGCCCCACGCTTCGTGCCCGCCCCGAGCTGGCTAGCTGGAAACGCCCCCAGCACTTCAAGAGCTTGCGTGGCTACCACTCAG GGCCCATGAAGAGGAGCCGAGGCGGGGTGGAGGTGGACTTTGAAACGCCCGGCTCTATCCTGGTCAACACCAACATCAGGGCTCTCATCAACATGCGCACCTTCTCTGCCTTCCCAGCCCACTCCCAACAGCAACTCCTGCAGCTCCTCCCCGAGGTTGACCGTCAG GTTGGACCTGATGGTCTGGCTCGCCTCAGTAACTCGGCTCTCAACAATGAATTCTTCACTCACGCCTCCCAGAGCTGGAAGGAAAGGCTTGCTGAGG GGGAGTTCACCCATGAGATGCAGGTGCGATTCCGccaggagatggagaaagagaagaaagtgGAGGCATGGAAGGAGAAGTTCTTTGAGGAGTACCACGGTCAAAA GTCTGGCCTGACCCGAGAAGAGTCTCTGAAGTTGACGATGAGCGAAGCGGCCGATGCTGCCACCAGCGTTCTGGACAGCAAGGTGGCCTTGGTGGCGGCGGGAACGCCCAAGCGCCGCAATGTGGGCAGGCGGAGGCGTGATGGCAGGATGAGACGGCGAACGCGGGCAGACTTGAGACGCAGGGCGCAACGCACCCTCTGTAAGACCAACTCCCCTACCCTGCAGTCCTCCAAGCAGCTGGAAGGCACACTCACTTTAGATGCAGCTTCTGTTGCCTCTGTCCCCTTGCCCGTCCCAGAGGCCACCACGgtgcagggaggagaggtggtgttACAGGCCGACTGTGAACTGGAGGACCCGGCCCAGTGTGCCTCCCTAGAGCCCGTGCCCTGCCTTTCCCCTGTGCCTGTGCTCCCGCCTGTGACCATACCTGTGCCCACCCCgacccccagtcccagccctgtaTCTATCAGCGCCTCCGATGAGCCTGAAGTCACCGCCCGCCTGCTCCCTGAAGAGCCTGCACCTGCCGTCGtctcaacctcctctccctcctcctcgtcttcctcgtcctcctcctcctcctcgtcctcctccccttcctcatctccctcctccaactcagagagacagggggggttCACCGCCGGCTTGGATtcttcctcctcgtcctcttcttcctccacgGCCGCTGCCACCGCTGATCCACTGGACGACGGGGCCTCCATGGTCACCTCAGTCACGGGGGGCACAACCACCAGCAGCCGGGAGAGCAGCCCTGCAGCCAGCCCCGCCCCCATCATCGCCACCTCCGCCCACATCATCGCCACCTCCGCCCAGGCCGCCAAGGAGCAGAAGAGGAGGCCAGACGAGCCCCAGGCCTTCTGCAGCTTCCCCGAAAAGAGGCCGCGAATGGAAGATCGTCAGTCCTTTCGTACCACAATCGACGGGGTTCACACGGAAAAGCCGCAGCCGACAGCAGAGGAGCCCAAGGTCCCACCTATCCGG ATTCAACTCTCCCGAATCAAACCGCCCTGGGTCAAAGGGCCGCCAACCTACCAGATCTGTCCCCGCATCGTGCCCCCCGGCGAGGGCTCGCGGCGCTCAGGGACGGGGGCGCGCACCCTGGCGGACATCAAAGCCCGCGCCCAGCAGGCCCGGGCCCAGCGCGAGGccgctgctgctgttgcagccaCTGGGGACGGACCAGGGCCGGGCGGGGGCAGGGCTGGTGCTGGGCTACAGGATCGCAGCAGTGGAAGACGAACACGAGAGCACCCAGGACCCATCGAGCCCGGAGGagcaggagacgtggaggagcaGGGATCGCCTGCGGGCTCTCATCCGCCTGGAACACAACTACAGCAGTCCAAATTAGagccctctacccccacccccaacACAGCTGCCTCATCCCCCTCCCTGTCCACCTCTTCCAACCCCTCCCTGTCCTTCTCCGAGCCCCCGCAGACCCCCACTCCATCCCCAACCACCCAGGAGGAGCGACAAGGGGAGCTGAGTGGGGAAGAGgggacaacaacaccaccaccaatcaAAGGCACCTCCAACGGACTCTCGGACAAGGCAGCGCTGCTGGAGCCTGAGTCGGTGTCCAGCCACCTCAGAGGGCGGGGCGAGGGGGACGACTGTGACAAGACAATGACCAAAAATGGTCCCCTGGCGCCCACCTCCATTCCAGATTCCCTGCCCAGGTTTGGGGCCCAGGGAGTGGATGTGATCAGGTCCCtggctgggggaggagggggtgtcaTCCAACATGGTTCCCACCACGTGGGGCCACAAGAGAACCCCCccaccccagtcagagagggccACAGCCAGAACGAAAAGCATTTGCAGCCctcggagagggggagagatacagcctccctccctcatctcccaccTTCAGTCAGAGAGGACGAAGCAGGGCATCACAGCGATTCCACGGAGACAGCCTCCGACTGCGAGAATGAGAGCCAGGAGGAGGAGCCCCACCTGAGCATGTGGAGCCACCGCCTGCCTGCTCAGCGCAACGGCAACATCCAGCACCTCCAAAGGTTGTCTCAGCAGGCCCACGGCCAGCCTGTGATCTGCAGCCCCCCTCTACAGCAGATCCAGCAGCCGGTCATCCAGACTCACGTGTCCAACCACCATGGCCACAGCCAAACGGTTATCCAGCCCTGCTTCCCCAACGGCCTGCCCAGCCAGAGTCTCATACAGTCAGGCCAAAAGCAGCCGCAGCCTGAATGCACTCCCCACCCAGACCAACAGACTCTTGCTGCGCCACACTCTCAAACCCAGAGGGGGCACAAAACGGACCCAATGGATGACTACAAAGCGTCCAGCCGGGGCTCGGCTGAGGAGAACTGTAGGCTGGGGCTGAAGCCTTCTCCCATGCACCCCACCGCTGGCTCCAAGAGGCTCCCTAGTTCGGCCCGGCCTGTGTCCACAGTGGAGGCCAACAATCCTCTGGTCACCCAGCTGCTTCAAGGCAGCCTCCCGATGGAGAAAGTCCTGCCGCAGACGCATTCGTCCAGCAAGCTAGAGATCAACCGCCTGCCAGGGGGGCCCCAGCCAGCCCCCCAGTCCCAGCTCAACTGGCAGCAACAGACCAGGTCTCCGGGCCTTCGCTTCAGGGGCCCCACAGAGGCCCATACTGGGGAGTCCCTGGTCCCTGAGTTGTCCTCTCAGAACCAGCAGAAGTCCCCTGTTGGCCGAGGAGGCTCTCCTGGAGCAAGCCGGAGCTTCGGGTCCTCTCCCCTGGGCACAGTGCCCTCCCGCATGGCCTGCCTGCTGGAGGAGGCCTCCTCTCGGGCCACAGCCATGCAGCAGTACCTGTCCCAGCAGCCAGGTGGCTCTGTGCCCCTCGGGGCCGTGCCCGTCAtcacatccctctcttcatcctcttcctccagaCGGAACTCCCAAGAGTCGGCCGTTATCAGAGAGTCTCCAGAGAGGCACCACAACAACATTGCTCAGCCCAGGGCCACCCCCGACCTCTGCCCCTCTGAGGTGGTCCCCACTGTCAAGATAAACTGGCACCCTTCCAAACCCCACGCCCCGCACCAACAGCAGCTCTCGCCCGCACTCAACGTGAAGAGCGAGGTTTCCCCCCGGCCCTCTTGTCAAGCTCTTGCCAAAACCTCCCCCTCTGGCCCCATGGTAGGTGGTGGGCCAGGTGTGGTGGTCACCAAAAAGGAGGCAGTGAACTCTATGGACGGTTACCTGACTGGAGGTGGGGCTATGGAGGGACTGCTGAACATGGAGATGTCTTTAGCCCGCATGGCTAAGAAGGAGGCGCAAAGCAAAGCTCAATACTCTtccacctccccctcttcatcttcatcctcctcttcaatctcctccctccctttccagCTCTACGGTAAGCTGCCCAAGCAGGGCGGGGGCTGCGGTGTGTCGGCCCCCGGCTTCAGCTACACGGCCAACGTGTCTGTGGTAGACGGCAGCGGCTTCTCGAGGAGCATCGCCGATGGTGTCCTACAGCTGCGTCAGCGCCACAGTGCCAGCCAGAGCGCCACGCTCAGCATCCAGGCGTTTGCAGACAGCGCCGCTGAGGAGGTGGCCCTCAAGTGCTCCTGCCGCCTCAAGGCCATGATCATGTGCCAGGGCTGCGGGGCCTTCTGCCACGACGACTGCATCGGCCCCTCCAAACTGTGTGTATCCTGCTTGGTGGTCAGATAG